The genomic region GCAGCTGGCCGCGGCCGCATTGCGCTCTGCTGGCGCCGCCACACCGACATTCCCAACCCCATCCACGACTGGCAAGACGATACCACCGACCTGCCGCAGGAAGACCCGCTGTTTCGGGCGGCCCTGGCGGCCAAGCCCTCGGTGTTCGTGGAAGACGTGGAAACCGCGCCGCCCACGGTGCTCAACCGCGCCTTCGAGCACAAAACCTTCGGCCATCGGGCCCTCATTCACGCGCACATCACCGAGCACGGCCAGCTGTGGGGGATCCTGCAGCCCTGCCTGTTCGGGCAGCCCCGCACCTGGACCGCCGACGAGCGGGCCGCTATTGAGAGCATCCTGCCGCTGCTGATGGCGCCCATTAAGGCCTATATGCAGACCGTGACGACGAGCTGAGGCCCGCCGCCGGGCAGTCCAACAGTCAGGCTGCCCCTCGGCGCCGCTGCCGCCATACGCGCAGCATTGCCACGGCCAGCCCCAGCAACGCAACCAGCGGCCAGTTGGCTACCACGCCCAGCACCAGATTGGTGAGCAGTTGCCAGCCGCTGTAGAAAGATTCCAGCAACCGGCTTCCAAACGACAGTACCGGCTGGTCAGGAGTAGGGCGCGCCAGTTCTTGGTAGTAGTTCAGCGTGATGGTGGAGTAGGCCACCTCGTTGTCGAGGGTGCGCAGGCGGCTTTCGGTGGCTTCAATGTTCTCCCGGATTTCGCCCATGTTCTCCTCGATTTCCAGAATGTCCGCCACCTTGCGCGCCTGGCCCAGCAAGGCTAGATAGCGTTGTTCCAGTGCCCGTTTGGAGCGTAGCCGCGCCGATATATCGGCGTGCTGCGTGGTTACGTCGTCAGTGCTGAGCTCTTTGTGGCGGAGGGTGCCCAGGCGGTTGAGGCCGCTGAGCAGGGCCTCGAAGCGGGCCGGCGCCACCCGAAGCTTCACCTCGTGCTGCCACCGTTCGTCTACGCGGGTTTCCGATATTTCCTCCGCGTAGGCCCCAAACGCGCGGATGAGGCTATCTACCTGCTGATTGGCAAGGGCCAGGTCGGCTACTTTTATCTGGACTTCGGCATGGTACACCAGCTTGCGGGTGGCCGCGGGAGTGGCCCCATTGGTAGCAGGTGCGCCTAGGCCGCCGGGCGGTGGTGGAACGGGTGCTTCAGGCGCCACTTCCAGCTTGTCCACCGATTCTTCGTACTGAGCAGAGGAAGGTGCCATCATCACGGCGGGCCGCGCTTCACCGGCGGCTTCCACTTCTCCGGCCGGTTCGGCGGGGTGGTCGGCGCAAGATGTTGCAAGCAATACAAACAGCAGCTGGGCAAGTGGCCTGATACGCATAGCACGGAATGGAATAGGTGAAACAATCAACCTGCCCGCCGCCACTCCCAACCCTTCACCATGCAAACGCTGCCGCCAACTGAAACAGTATAGCCGCTTTCAAATACACCTAAGCCAGCCAGCTGAAACGCAAAATGCCCGGCTGCCAAAGCGGCAACTGGGCATTAGTGCGCGGGAAAAGCGAACAGACTACAGCCGGCGAATCTTGGCGCCGAGGGCCGTGAGGCGCTGGTCGATGTACTGGTAGCCGCGGTCAATCTGCTCCACGTTCTCAATCACGCTGCGGCCTTCGGCGGAGAGGGCCGCAATCAGCAGGGCCACGCCGGCCCGGATATCGGGGGAGGTCATGCTGATGCCGCGCAGCTTCTGGCGCTGGTCGAGGCCGATGACGGTGGCGCGGTGCGGGTCGCAGAGAATCACTTGGGCGCCCATGTCGATGAGCTTGTCGACAAAGAACAGGCGCGACTCGAACATCTTCTGGTGAATGAGCACCGTGCCTTTGGCCTGGGTGGCCACCACCAGCACAATGCTGAGCAGATCGGGCGTGAAGCCGGGCCAGGTGTGGTCGGAAACCGTCAGGATGGAGCCGTCGAGGTAGGTGGCAATTTCGTAGTGGTCCTGGGCCGGAATGTGGATGTCGTCGCCGCGGAACTCCAGCTTGATGCCCAGCTTGCGGAATGTGTCGGGGATGATGCCCAGCTCCGGAATCTGGCAGTCCTTGATGGTGATTTCCGAGCCCGTCATGGCCGCCAGCCCAATAAAGGAGCCGATTTCAATCATGTCGGGCAGCATGCGGTGCTCGGTGCCGCCGAGGCTTTGCACGCCTTCAATGGTGAGCAGGTTGGAGCCGATACCGTTGATTTTCGCGCCCATGCGCACCAGCATCTTGCACAGCTGCTGCAGATACGGCTCGCAGGCGGCGTTGTAGATGGTAGTGGTGCCCTGGGCCAGCGCGGCGGCCATCAAAATGTTGGCCGTGCCGGTTACCGAGGCTTCGTCCAGCATCATGTAGGCGCCGGTCAGGCCGTTGTCGGCCTTGATGCGGTAGAAGTCGGTGCCTTCCAGCGTGAGCTTGCCGCCCAGCTTCTCCAGGCCCAGGAAGTGCGTATCCATCGGCCGGCGGCCTATTTTGTCGCCGCCGGGCTTGGGCAGTTGGCACTTGCCGAAGCGGGTCAGCATCGGGCCCAGAATCATCACCGAGCCACGCAGCGCGCCGGCCTGAGCAATGAACTCAGGTGTATCGAGGTAGTCGAGGTTGACGGCGTCGGCCTGGAAGCGGTAGGTGTCGGAAGCCAGCTTGCCCACCTTCACGCCCATGTCGCGCAGCAGCTCAATCAGCTTGTTGACGTCGCGGATGTCGGGGATATTGGAAATCGTGACGGCCTCCGGCGTAAGCAGAACGGCGCAGAGGATTTGCAGGGCTTCGTTTTTGGCGCCCTGCGGCACAATTTCACCCTTCAGCGGATGCCCGCCGATTACTTCAAATGAAGCCATGTGTTGAGTAAGCTGCAAGCCGTAAGCTACAAGCCGCAAGCTGTGTATGGTTGATAAAGACAGAGCAACAGCAAGCGTGCAGCTTGTAGCGTACGGCTTGCAGCTCTTAGACTATTGTGGGGGCTGCTGCTGCTCCTGGCGGCCTTTTTTGCCCCCGCGGCGCTGCTTGTCGCGGCGGTTGCCGTTGCCGCCACTACCACCGTTGCCGCCGCGGCGGCCTTCGCGCTCCTGGCGCGGCTGGGGCACAATGAACGGAGCCGGGCGGGCACCGGCTGTGGCTGCCGGAGCGGCGGCCATTTCAAACAGGCTCTGCGCTTCCACGGTGGCCGGGTCCAGGGTGAGCTGGCCGCCGGACAGGTCTTTCAGGTGCTTGAGGATCGTGACGTCCTTGGCGTTTTCCTTGTTGTGCGAGCGGTACAGAAACTTCATCGTGCGGCCGATGGTGATGGTGGCCTGCTCGCGTTCCGTGGGGTCTTCCAGCGTGAGGGCCTTTTCCACCATCAGCTCTACACCGCGGCCGTAGGCGCGCAGCTTGAGGTTTTTCTCGGGGTAGGCCAGGGGCTTGGGCTGCTGGTGCAGCTCTTTCAGGCCTTTCAACTGGAAGGGCGCGTCAATGTCCAGGTCTTCGTCGGCCATCTCGTAGAGGTGGTTCCAGACTTTTTCCTGGGAGTTGGGCTGGTCGCGTAGGCTGGGCTGCAGCCGGAAAATCAGCTGCACGATCTGCGTGGCGCGGCGCGTGCGCTCGGCCTTGTCTTCCACTTCGCGCAGGCCCTGGATGAGCTGGAAAGTGGTTTGGCCGTACTCGCGCTGGAGCAGCTCGTGTTTATGTAAGATGGGAAGGGGCATTCTAAGAAAATAAGCGCCGGCGCAGGCCGGCGGCAGTGCAAAAATAGGAGGCTTTTGTTCCGGATCTGTACCAGCAAAGCAGCGTTAGCCGGTGGGTAGGCGCGCCTGGCTACCGGCGTGCGGCCCGGAACAACGGTTAGCCCAGCACGCGCAATTTCGCAAAACTCAGCAATAACGTCTTCTCGCCGACCTCGTCGAAGTTGATGATGGCTTTGGTGGAGCCCTGCACGGTTTCCAGCTTGGTTACCTGGCCGAAGCCGAACTTGGGGTGCTCGACGCGCTGGCCGGTCTGCAGGTTGCTGGTGTCGGAAGGTACGAAATCAGCCGGTGCCACGTACTTGGTGGCGGCTGTCTTACGCGGCGCCGGCGGAATCAGGTTCGAGCGGCGCTCAAATACGTGCCCAAACGGCGACTCACCCGGTCCGGCGCGGTCGGGCCCGGGGCCGGCCGAGTACTTGAAGTCCACATACTTCGGGTCGATTTCGTCGAGGAAGCGGCTTTTCTCGCAGCTGCGCAGGTTGCCCCACTGGTAGCGGGAGGTGGCGTAGCTGAGCGTCAGTTTTTTCTCGGCCCGCGTGATGGCCACGTAGAACAGGCGGCGCTCCTCCTCCAGGTCGGCGCGGGAGGTTATCATCATCTGGCTCGGAAACAGGTTTTCCTCCATGCCCACGATGTAGACGTTGCGGAACTCCAGGCCCTTGGCCGAGTGAATGGTCATCATGGTCACCTGCTCGCCCTCGGCCTGGGCGTCCTTGGTGTCGGCGTCGGTCACCAGGGCAATGTCCTGCAGGAAGGCGCCCAGCGTTTTTTCCTCACGCTCGGGGTCTTCCACGAAAGCCTTCACGCCGTTCAATAGTTCCTGGATGTTCTCGTAGCGGCTCAGGCCCTCAATGCTTTTATCGGCGTAGAGCTCCTCAATCATGCCCGAGTTCTTGGCAATGAACTTGGCGGCCTCGAAGGCGTCTTCCTTGGCCGCCACGGCCGTGTAGGCCTTGATTTTCTCGGCGAAGTCCACAATCGGGTTGGCGGCGCGGGCGGGCAGAAACTGGTCGGCGTTGGCCACCACTTCCCAGATGGTGTGGTTGCTTTCCTCGGCCGCGTTGATGAGCTTGGCAATGGTCGTGTCGCCGATGCCGCGCTTGGGGTAGTTTATCACGCGGCGCAAGGCCTGCTCGTCGTTGGGGTTCACCGTGAGGCGCAGGTAGGCCACCAAATCCTTAATTTCCTTGCGCTGGTAGAAGCTCAGGCCACCGACAATCTTGTACTTGATGTTGAGCTTGCGCAACGATTCCTCCATGGCCCGGCTTTGGGCGTTGGTGCGGTACAGGATGGCAAAGTCGTCGTACGACAGATGCTGGTTCATCTTGTCCTCGTAGATGCTCTGGGCCACCAGCTTGCCTTCCTCGTTGTCGGAGGCGGCCTTCAGTACCTCAATCAGCGGGCCTTCCTCGTTGTCGGAAAACACGTCCTTGCGCAACTGGGCCTGGTTGTTTTTGATAACCGAGTTGGCCGCCCACACGATGTTCTTGGTGGAGCGGTAGTTCTGCTCCAGCTTGAACACCTGCAGCTCAGGGTAGTCTTTCTCGAAATTCAGTATGTTCTGAATGTCGGCGCCCCGGAAGGCATAGATGCTCTGCGCGTCGTCGCCGACCACGCAGATGTTGCGCTCCTTGGCGGCCAGCTTGCGCGCAATCAGGTACTGGGAGTAGTTGGTGTCCTGGTACTCGTCCACCATCACGTACCGGAACATGTTCTGGTACTTGTTCAGCACGTCGGGGTGCTCCCGGAACAGCACGTTGGTCTGGTAGAGCAGGTCGTCGAAGTCCATGGCCCCGGCCTTGAAGCAACGAGCGGCATACTGCTGATAGATGGCGCCCAGCTTGGGCCGCAGCGCCGCCTCGTCGTCCTGCCGGATAACGGGGTCGTTGAGGTACTGCTGCACCGAAATCAGCTTGTTTTTGGCCGACGAAATGCGCCCCAGCACCATATTGGGCTTGTAGAGCTTGTCGTCGAGCTCCATTTCCTTCAGAATCTGCCCGATGAGGGTTTTGCTGTCCTGAGTATCGTAGATGGTGAAGGAGCGGGGGTAGCCCATCTTGTCGGCCTCAGAGCGCAGAATACGCGCGAAGATGCTGTGGAAGGTGCCCATCCACAGGTTCTTGGCGTTCGTGCCAACCACCTTCTCAATCCGGGCGCGCATTTCCTTGGCGGCCTTGTTGGTGAAGGTGAGGGCCAGCACATTGAACGGATCGACGCCTTGCTCCAACAGATTGGCAATGCGGTAGGTGAGCACCCGGGTTTTGCCCGAGCCCGCGCCAGCTATAATCATGCAAGGGCCTTCGATTTGCATCACGGCGGCCGCCTGCGAGGGGTTCAGTAACGAGTGATAATCGAGTCCCATGCGTGGTAAGTCAGAATCGGAAACTAAGCCGGTTGGCTTGTTAGCAAAGGTAGGGCTTTGAGGCGGGGGAAGGAAATGATACTAACAGCGGATAGATTGAGGTTGTATCTTCGGTGGCTATTAACAACCATCACGGATGGATACCTCTTATATACATTCATCTTGGCGCAACAACGCTCCGATTGGAGCTGTTGCCGCGCTAGCTTATTATGGGTTTGGGTTCGGAATCTGCTTCGGATTGGCGCAATTCATGCCTGTAGCCGATATGTGTAATCCGGGTTTACCTCTGGGAGTTGGCGCTTTACTAGTAGCTATTGGGGCTATACAAGTGTTAGTTGTGCTGATTATACTGCTGACGCGCAACCACAACCGATTTATCGTAGGGTACTTCGTTGGCCATATTCTAGTATTGGGTGGGATATGGCTTGAGTTAGCTTCAGCTACAAATAAGCTAGCATACGCAGCAACGCAGGAACTACACGCCGTATCTTAGCCCGGTGAATCCTGCCGTGCTTACTTCCGTCAAAACCAAGTTTCCGCTGTCCATTCTGTGCCTGTCGGATAGTTGGGGCGGGCTGGAGTTGAATACGGCTCGGTTTGCCGGCTGGATGCAGCAGCGGGGCTGGCCCGTGCAGGTAATCACCCGCGCCGGCTCCCCGCTAGCCGTCCGGGCCGCCGAGCTGGGCCTGCTCGTAGTGCCGTTCGAGAACCGCTGGAAAGCCCTCGACGTGCCCGCCGCCCGCCGGCTGGTCGGGGTACTGCGCGCATTCGGCACCGGCGCCCTGCTCATCACCCGCAACGCCGATCTGGGCGTGGCCGTGCTGGCCAAACGGCTGTACAGTCCCGGTATGCCGCTGGTGTATCAGCAGCACATGCAGCTGGGGCTGGCCAAGCGCGGGCTGGTGCACACGCTGCGCTACAAGGCCCTGGCCGCCTGGCTCGCGCCGCTGCCCGGCCTGGCCCGACAGGTGCTCGAGAAAACCCGGCTGGCTCCCGAAAAGCTGCACGTAGTGCCTCTGGGTGTGGAGCTGGACAAGTTTATGGACGAGCAGCTAACCACCACCGAAGCCCGCCGCCAGCTACACCTGGAGCTGCCCGCCGGGGCCGTGCTGCTGGGCCTAATCGGGCGGTTTGATGATGGCAAGGGGCAGGATTTTCTGGTGGAGGCATTGGCCCGGCTACGGCCCCGGTTCCCGCAGCTGCACCTGCTGCTCGTCGGGGAGCCCACCCGCAATGAAGGCACTGCCTACTACGAGGCCCTGCTCACCCGCATCCGGGAGCTGGGCCTGACCGATGCCGTGCACCTGCGCGGCTTCACGCCCCAGCCCGAAGTCGCCTACCGCGCCCTCGACGTTTCCATCACGGCTTCTACCAATGAAACCTACGGCATGGTGACCATTGAGGCCCTGGCAGCCGGCCGGCCGGTGGTGGGCGCGGCGGCCGGCGGTACCCGGGAGCTGCTGGCCGACAACCGCACCGGCCTGCTGTTCGAACTGCGCAACGAAGCCGCGTTTGCCGCCTGCATCGAGCGGCTATTGACGGAGCCCGGTTTGGCCGAGCGGCTGGGGGCGGCAGGGCAGGCCGAGGCGTTGGCCACGTACGCCCACACCCGGCAGTGCGAGCTAACGGAACAAGTGCTGTGGCGGCTGGGGTAAAAGCGGGTATCTTTGTGTTGCCGATTTCCTGTCGCGGGCCCCGACGGTTTTACTACCGTTCCAGGCTGTCCTCTGACTCCGCTGCAAAACCGTCGGCATGTGCTGCGGAACCCCATTCCCATGATCCAGATCCAGAACACCCTGATTTCCGACGACGTTCGGGACAATTTCTTCGTTTGTAACCTCGAAGCCTGCAAGGGGGCCTGTTGCGTGGAAGGCGACCTGGGCGCGCCGCTCGAAGACGCCGAGCTGGCCATCCTGGAGCAGGAATACGCCAACATCAAGCCCTTCCTTACCGAGGCCGGCCAGCAGGCCATCGAGGCGCAGGGTCTGTATATCAAGGACTGGGAAGGCGACTTCAGCACCACCACCATCAACGACCGGGAGTGCGCCTACGCCCTCTACGACGAGCGGGGTATCCTGAAATGCGGCATCGAGCAGGCCTACCTGGCCGGCGCCACCAGCTTCAAAAAGCCCATCAGCTGCCACCTGTACCCCATCCGCATCACCAAGTATGACGGCTTTGAGGCCCTCAACTACGACCGGTGGAGCATCTGCTCACCGGCCTGCAGCTTCGGCGCTAACTTGGGCGTGCGCGTCTATCAGTTCCTGAAGGAACCGCTCATCCGCAAGTACGGCGAGGACTGGTACGGCGAACTGGTGCACGAAATTGAGCACGGCAGCCCCGCCGAATAATGCTTCCTGCATAAAGAAAAAGGCCGGCTAAGCAGCCGGCCTTTTTCTTTTTTAGGTTATCGAAACCAGCTTACTGCCAGGTTTCGGTGCGCGTCTGGCTGGTGCCGGTGGGCGTGAAGGTGCGGTTGGCGCCGCCTTCGTACAGTACGTTGCCAGCCGCATCCTTGCGGATGTACTTGTACTGCACGCTGGTGCCGCTGGTCAGGTTGAGGGTGCCTTTCCAAACCGGATAGGCGGTGCCGCTCAGCTTGATGGCGTTGGCCGCGTTCCAGGCGCCGAGCTGGGCGGTGCTGCCCAGCACGTACACATCCTGCCCCGAAGTGGTGCCGCTGTACGTCACGTTAAACGAAACAGCCGTGGTAGTGGTGGAGGGAGGCGTCGTGACGGTGCCGCCGGGCACCCACACCGAGTAGCTGCGGGCATTCACCGGGAAGTTGCCGTTGCCGTTGGCATCGGTGGTCACGGTGCCGGTGTTGTTGCCGGTCTTGTCGGTGAGGGTGGCGCTCTTGAAGGGCGTGGTGATGGTTTTGGTACGGGCCGTGCTGCCGTCGTTGAGCAGCATCAACAGGCCCTTGTGGGTGGCGTCGCCGGCGCGGGAGTACACGTACACGTCGGCGTCGTTGATGCTGGTGTACTCGGCGGCGGCACCGTAGGCGTTGGCCTGGCGGATGCCGTTCAGGGTTTTGATCTGGTTGCCGAGGCCGTAGTTGTAGTAGTCCTTGTAGAACACGCAGGGGTAGCCGTTGGCGCGGGTCAGGATGTAGGCGTAGGCCAGCATCTTGAGGTTGGTCACGGGCGAGTACAGGGCGCCGGGGTGGTCGGTATCGTGGTTGTCCACGAAGCTCACCGACAGCGTCGGGTTCGACTCGGTGAAACCGGCGAACTGCAGCCCGCGCATGTCCCAGGCGCCGTTGCCGTTGCTCATGTCCTGGAAGGTGTAGTGCAGCGGCACGTCGAAGAGGCTGGTGCGGCCCCCGGTGGCGGCGGCGTAGTTTTTCAGGTCCTGCAGGTTGCGGAACCAAGCCTCGCTCACGGCAAAGCGGCCGTTGGTTTTCACCGCGTCCAGCCACTGGTTCACGTAGGGCGTGTAGATGTGCTTGGTGGCATCGAGGCGGTAGCCGTCGAGGCTCATCTTGGTGGTAATCCAGTTACCCCAGTTGATGGTTTCAGTCTGGTTGGCGGCGTTGTTGTTGTACTGGATTTCCGAGCCCAGCAGGTTGTCGTAGGCGTCGTTGTTGGCGTAGGGCTGGAAGTCCCAGCTTTTCCACTGGTACCAGCCGTTGTTAGGCGCCTGCTGCGTGCCGGTGAAGTTGTTGAAGCTCCACTTATAGCTGCTGTGGGTGTTGCCGCGGCCCGGGAAGTTGAACTTGGTGTACACCAGGTTGCCGTTCACGTTTTCCTGCGCGTCGGCCCAGGTCATGTGGTTCATCACCATGTCCTCGTACACCTGCAGGCCCTGGCCCTTCATGGCCCCAATTGCAGTCTGCAACTGCCCGAGGGTGCCGTAGCGCGTGGCCACGGTGCCTTTCTGGTTGAACTCGCCCAGGTCGTAGCGGTCATACACGCCGTAGCCGACGTCGCTCTGGCTGCCGCCTTTGTACGCCGGGGGTAGCCATAAAGCTGTGATGCCGGCTGCTTTCAACTCGGCGGCTTTGGAGCCCAGCACCTGCCACCAGGTGCCTTGCGTGTTGGTAATGGGGACATCCCAGTAGAAGGCCTGCATCATCACGCCATTGGTCACCACGGCACTCTGCGTGGCCGGGGCGGCGCTTGGGGCTGCCGTGGGCTGCACCGCATCCTTGGTGCAGGCTTGCGCAAGCAGTCCTGCGGCAGCCAGCCCCCATAGGGCCAGCGCGTTCATTTTTCTCATAAAAGTGGGAGTTGGTTGTGGTAAGAAAGAACGAAACAATACTATTCATTTTATGAGAATTATTCAATTGAAGACCAATAATTTTTACGTGCAGAATTTGGGGCGACATCTTGAATATGCTGTTTTTGGGCTTTATGCCCATGTTCTGTTTATACAGGTGCTGAATGATGTGCTTGTAATAATACTATATTGATCAAAGCCGGTGCTGTGTTGCTCTGTTTGGTAGATGTGCCACACGAAAACGCCCGGTCTGCAAAGCAAACCGGGCGTTGAAAGAAAAGCGGGAAGCTGGTGGAGCTTACAGTTCCGAGAAGTCGAAGGAGGTTTCCAGGAACTTCGTGGTGAAGTTGCCGGCCTTGAAGTCGGCGTTGTCCATGAGCTTCAAATGGAACGGAATCGTCGTTTTCACGCCTTCCACCACAAACTCGCTCAGGGCGCGTTTCATCTTCACGATGCACTCCTCGCGGGTCTGGGCCACGGTGATGAGCTTGGCAATCATCGAGTCGTAGTTGGATGGAATCTGGTAGCCCGCATACACGTGCGTATCCACGCGCACGCCGTGGCCGCCGGGGATGTGTAGGGTCGTGATTTTGCCGGGGGAGGGGCGGAAGTCCTTGGTGGGGTCTTCGGCGTTGATGCGGCACTCCATGGCGTGCATGCGCGGGTAGTAGTTGTCGCCCGAAATCGGGATGCCAGCCGCCACTTTGATCTGCTCCTTGATGAGGTCGTAGTTGATGATTTCCTCGGTCACGGGATGCTCCACCTGAATGCGGGTGTTCATCTCCATGAAGTAGAAGTCGCGGTTAGCGTCTACCAGAAACTCAATCGTGCCCACGCCCTCGTAGCCGATGGCCGACGCGCCGGCTACGGCCGCGGCGCCCATCTTCTCGCGCAGCTCGTCGGTCATAAACGGCGACGGTGCCTCTTCCACCAGCTTCTGGTGGCGGCGCTGAATGCTGCAGTCGCGCTCCGACAGGTGGCACACCCGCCCGAACTGGTCGCCGCAGATCTGGATTTCGATGTGGCGGGGCTCCACCACAAACTTCTCCAGATACATACCGTCGTTACCGAAAGCAGCCTTGGACTCGGTGCGGGCATCGTTCCAGGCCTTCTCGAACTCGTCTTCGGCGTTGATGATGCGCATGCCGCGCCCACCGCCACCGGCCGTAGCCTTCAGAATCACCGGGTACTTGATTTTGGCGGCAATCTTCTTGCCCTGCTCCACCGACTCCAGCAAGCCCACCGAGCCCGGAATGCAGGGCACGCCAGCCTTGATCATCGTGGCTTTGGCCGAAGCCTTGTCGCCCATCTGGTTGATCATCTCGGGCGAGGCCCCGATGAACTTGATGCCGTTTTCGTGGCATACGCGCGAGAATTCGGCGTTTTCGCTCAGGAAACCATAGCCCGGATGGATGGCGTCGGCGTTGGTGATTTCGGCGGCGGCAATCAGCGTCGGGATGCTGAGGTAGCTCTTGGC from Hymenobacter canadensis harbors:
- a CDS encoding GAF domain-containing protein is translated as MTTTLLTDVRRTLAAETAPAAALTQVLELVGQALAADRCFLYVRDPAAGRGRIALCWRRHTDIPNPIHDWQDDTTDLPQEDPLFRAALAAKPSVFVEDVETAPPTVLNRAFEHKTFGHRALIHAHITEHGQLWGILQPCLFGQPRTWTADERAAIESILPLLMAPIKAYMQTVTTS
- a CDS encoding DUF4349 domain-containing protein encodes the protein MLATSCADHPAEPAGEVEAAGEARPAVMMAPSSAQYEESVDKLEVAPEAPVPPPPGGLGAPATNGATPAATRKLVYHAEVQIKVADLALANQQVDSLIRAFGAYAEEISETRVDERWQHEVKLRVAPARFEALLSGLNRLGTLRHKELSTDDVTTQHADISARLRSKRALEQRYLALLGQARKVADILEIEENMGEIRENIEATESRLRTLDNEVAYSTITLNYYQELARPTPDQPVLSFGSRLLESFYSGWQLLTNLVLGVVANWPLVALLGLAVAMLRVWRQRRRGAA
- the murA gene encoding UDP-N-acetylglucosamine 1-carboxyvinyltransferase — translated: MASFEVIGGHPLKGEIVPQGAKNEALQILCAVLLTPEAVTISNIPDIRDVNKLIELLRDMGVKVGKLASDTYRFQADAVNLDYLDTPEFIAQAGALRGSVMILGPMLTRFGKCQLPKPGGDKIGRRPMDTHFLGLEKLGGKLTLEGTDFYRIKADNGLTGAYMMLDEASVTGTANILMAAALAQGTTTIYNAACEPYLQQLCKMLVRMGAKINGIGSNLLTIEGVQSLGGTEHRMLPDMIEIGSFIGLAAMTGSEITIKDCQIPELGIIPDTFRKLGIKLEFRGDDIHIPAQDHYEIATYLDGSILTVSDHTWPGFTPDLLSIVLVVATQAKGTVLIHQKMFESRLFFVDKLIDMGAQVILCDPHRATVIGLDQRQKLRGISMTSPDIRAGVALLIAALSAEGRSVIENVEQIDRGYQYIDQRLTALGAKIRRL
- a CDS encoding DUF4290 domain-containing protein, producing the protein MPLPILHKHELLQREYGQTTFQLIQGLREVEDKAERTRRATQIVQLIFRLQPSLRDQPNSQEKVWNHLYEMADEDLDIDAPFQLKGLKELHQQPKPLAYPEKNLKLRAYGRGVELMVEKALTLEDPTEREQATITIGRTMKFLYRSHNKENAKDVTILKHLKDLSGGQLTLDPATVEAQSLFEMAAAPAATAGARPAPFIVPQPRQEREGRRGGNGGSGGNGNRRDKQRRGGKKGRQEQQQPPQ
- a CDS encoding ATP-dependent helicase, with translation MGLDYHSLLNPSQAAAVMQIEGPCMIIAGAGSGKTRVLTYRIANLLEQGVDPFNVLALTFTNKAAKEMRARIEKVVGTNAKNLWMGTFHSIFARILRSEADKMGYPRSFTIYDTQDSKTLIGQILKEMELDDKLYKPNMVLGRISSAKNKLISVQQYLNDPVIRQDDEAALRPKLGAIYQQYAARCFKAGAMDFDDLLYQTNVLFREHPDVLNKYQNMFRYVMVDEYQDTNYSQYLIARKLAAKERNICVVGDDAQSIYAFRGADIQNILNFEKDYPELQVFKLEQNYRSTKNIVWAANSVIKNNQAQLRKDVFSDNEEGPLIEVLKAASDNEEGKLVAQSIYEDKMNQHLSYDDFAILYRTNAQSRAMEESLRKLNIKYKIVGGLSFYQRKEIKDLVAYLRLTVNPNDEQALRRVINYPKRGIGDTTIAKLINAAEESNHTIWEVVANADQFLPARAANPIVDFAEKIKAYTAVAAKEDAFEAAKFIAKNSGMIEELYADKSIEGLSRYENIQELLNGVKAFVEDPEREEKTLGAFLQDIALVTDADTKDAQAEGEQVTMMTIHSAKGLEFRNVYIVGMEENLFPSQMMITSRADLEEERRLFYVAITRAEKKLTLSYATSRYQWGNLRSCEKSRFLDEIDPKYVDFKYSAGPGPDRAGPGESPFGHVFERRSNLIPPAPRKTAATKYVAPADFVPSDTSNLQTGQRVEHPKFGFGQVTKLETVQGSTKAIINFDEVGEKTLLLSFAKLRVLG
- a CDS encoding glycosyltransferase family 4 protein; this encodes MLTSVKTKFPLSILCLSDSWGGLELNTARFAGWMQQRGWPVQVITRAGSPLAVRAAELGLLVVPFENRWKALDVPAARRLVGVLRAFGTGALLITRNADLGVAVLAKRLYSPGMPLVYQQHMQLGLAKRGLVHTLRYKALAAWLAPLPGLARQVLEKTRLAPEKLHVVPLGVELDKFMDEQLTTTEARRQLHLELPAGAVLLGLIGRFDDGKGQDFLVEALARLRPRFPQLHLLLVGEPTRNEGTAYYEALLTRIRELGLTDAVHLRGFTPQPEVAYRALDVSITASTNETYGMVTIEALAAGRPVVGAAAGGTRELLADNRTGLLFELRNEAAFAACIERLLTEPGLAERLGAAGQAEALATYAHTRQCELTEQVLWRLG
- a CDS encoding DUF3109 family protein, with amino-acid sequence MIQIQNTLISDDVRDNFFVCNLEACKGACCVEGDLGAPLEDAELAILEQEYANIKPFLTEAGQQAIEAQGLYIKDWEGDFSTTTINDRECAYALYDERGILKCGIEQAYLAGATSFKKPISCHLYPIRITKYDGFEALNYDRWSICSPACSFGANLGVRVYQFLKEPLIRKYGEDWYGELVHEIEHGSPAE
- a CDS encoding alpha-amylase; protein product: MRKMNALALWGLAAAGLLAQACTKDAVQPTAAPSAAPATQSAVVTNGVMMQAFYWDVPITNTQGTWWQVLGSKAAELKAAGITALWLPPAYKGGSQSDVGYGVYDRYDLGEFNQKGTVATRYGTLGQLQTAIGAMKGQGLQVYEDMVMNHMTWADAQENVNGNLVYTKFNFPGRGNTHSSYKWSFNNFTGTQQAPNNGWYQWKSWDFQPYANNDAYDNLLGSEIQYNNNAANQTETINWGNWITTKMSLDGYRLDATKHIYTPYVNQWLDAVKTNGRFAVSEAWFRNLQDLKNYAAATGGRTSLFDVPLHYTFQDMSNGNGAWDMRGLQFAGFTESNPTLSVSFVDNHDTDHPGALYSPVTNLKMLAYAYILTRANGYPCVFYKDYYNYGLGNQIKTLNGIRQANAYGAAAEYTSINDADVYVYSRAGDATHKGLLMLLNDGSTARTKTITTPFKSATLTDKTGNNTGTVTTDANGNGNFPVNARSYSVWVPGGTVTTPPSTTTTAVSFNVTYSGTTSGQDVYVLGSTAQLGAWNAANAIKLSGTAYPVWKGTLNLTSGTSVQYKYIRKDAAGNVLYEGGANRTFTPTGTSQTRTETWQ
- the accC gene encoding acetyl-CoA carboxylase biotin carboxylase subunit, producing the protein MFKKILIANRGEIALRIIRTCKEMGIKTVAVYSTADKESLHVRFADEAVCIGPPASAKSYLSIPTLIAAAEITNADAIHPGYGFLSENAEFSRVCHENGIKFIGASPEMINQMGDKASAKATMIKAGVPCIPGSVGLLESVEQGKKIAAKIKYPVILKATAGGGGRGMRIINAEDEFEKAWNDARTESKAAFGNDGMYLEKFVVEPRHIEIQICGDQFGRVCHLSERDCSIQRRHQKLVEEAPSPFMTDELREKMGAAAVAGASAIGYEGVGTIEFLVDANRDFYFMEMNTRIQVEHPVTEEIINYDLIKEQIKVAAGIPISGDNYYPRMHAMECRINAEDPTKDFRPSPGKITTLHIPGGHGVRVDTHVYAGYQIPSNYDSMIAKLITVAQTREECIVKMKRALSEFVVEGVKTTIPFHLKLMDNADFKAGNFTTKFLETSFDFSEL